The proteins below are encoded in one region of Synergistaceae bacterium:
- a CDS encoding Fic family protein, which yields MEEFPGSDINFERIDEQRIDELRKKLGSLRPLNSTELKRLREEFIIENTYNSNAIEGNTLTLKETALILQQGVTIDGKHIREHLEVIGHRDAFIYIIELADAGSPLTERAIRKLHSLVLVNDAKNKGTYRSVAVMIIGASHTPPPHYLIPEQMKTLLEEYKTMKQTKHIIEAAAEFHLRFEGIHPFIDGNGRTGRLILNLELMKAGFLSVDIKFTDRRKYYDCFESYCSINQTPNTLTRLLLAYEEEELSKYIEKLV from the coding sequence ATGGAGGAATTTCCGGGAAGCGATATAAATTTCGAACGAATAGACGAACAACGAATAGACGAACTTAGAAAGAAATTAGGATCTTTGCGCCCTCTTAACTCAACCGAACTGAAACGATTGCGCGAAGAATTCATAATTGAAAATACGTACAACTCCAATGCCATTGAAGGCAATACTTTGACGCTGAAAGAAACGGCACTTATCTTACAGCAAGGCGTCACGATAGATGGAAAGCATATCAGAGAACATCTAGAGGTTATCGGCCACAGAGACGCCTTTATTTATATAATAGAACTCGCGGATGCCGGAAGCCCGCTCACGGAACGCGCGATCAGGAAATTACATTCGCTTGTTCTGGTGAACGACGCAAAAAACAAAGGGACATACCGAAGCGTAGCAGTCATGATTATCGGGGCTTCACACACGCCACCGCCTCATTATCTTATTCCAGAACAAATGAAAACGTTACTAGAAGAATATAAAACAATGAAACAAACAAAGCACATTATCGAGGCAGCGGCGGAATTTCATCTACGTTTCGAAGGTATACATCCTTTTATTGACGGGAACGGAAGAACGGGACGCCTCATTCTGAACTTGGAACTCATGAAGGCCGGTTTTCTGTCGGTAGATATAAAATTCACCGACCGTCGCAAATACTACGATTGTTTCGAGAGCTATTGCTCGATCAATCAAACGCCGAACACTTTAACGCGGCTCCTTCTCGCCTACGAAGAAGAAGAACTGTCGAAGTACATTGAGAAACTGGTATAA
- a CDS encoding HD domain-containing protein, which translates to MEIRIDQLIKAIATALDIVEGELLGASTHHGKRIAVLAAAMGIDLGLNKDHLSAMTTCALFHDNALTEHILAEQEGDRPSMYLHCERGQSNVEMLPFKVDVSGYILYHHECADGNGVFGKKEGEYPLEAELIAISDMIDIDHHLQRLSFDTLPNLRSLIADDAGKRFTKRAARALLSILDENMLFLLRDDRIAETAEQVIPTFILDLKVNEIIGIAEIIARIIDYKSRFTRRHTSQIANRAWLMGGYYGYDDALRVQLYLAAALHDLGKLATPTHILEKPGKLDQEEFAIIKEHVRHTYELLKDIDGFEQIRDWASNHHEKLDGTGYPFGKGADALDFNSRMMACIDIYQAVSESRPYHEQRGHPETMVILYDMAQKGFIDGTIVKDLDVVMAPYSNRDIPLLLVPVVPNVLAHSHVSN; encoded by the coding sequence ATGGAAATAAGGATAGACCAATTGATCAAGGCCATCGCCACGGCGCTGGATATCGTGGAGGGAGAACTGCTGGGCGCCAGCACGCACCATGGTAAACGCATCGCCGTCCTTGCGGCTGCTATGGGGATAGACCTTGGGCTTAACAAAGATCACCTGTCCGCGATGACGACTTGTGCCTTGTTTCACGACAACGCGCTCACAGAGCACATTCTCGCCGAACAAGAAGGAGATCGCCCTTCTATGTATCTACATTGCGAGCGAGGTCAGAGTAACGTGGAGATGCTGCCCTTTAAGGTGGATGTGTCCGGTTATATTCTGTATCACCACGAGTGTGCCGACGGCAACGGCGTGTTCGGCAAAAAAGAAGGAGAGTACCCGTTGGAAGCGGAGCTTATCGCGATTTCCGACATGATCGACATTGATCACCACCTGCAAAGGCTCTCCTTCGACACCTTACCCAACCTCCGCAGCCTAATCGCCGACGATGCCGGGAAACGCTTCACTAAACGCGCCGCGCGGGCCTTGCTGAGCATTCTCGACGAGAATATGCTTTTCCTCCTGCGCGATGATCGGATAGCGGAAACGGCCGAGCAGGTCATCCCAACTTTCATTCTCGACCTGAAGGTGAACGAGATTATTGGTATCGCGGAGATAATCGCGCGCATCATCGACTACAAATCTCGGTTTACTCGCCGTCACACGTCACAGATCGCTAATAGGGCATGGTTGATGGGCGGTTACTATGGCTACGATGACGCACTCCGGGTGCAACTCTACCTCGCGGCCGCTCTTCACGACCTGGGCAAGCTCGCGACGCCCACGCACATACTGGAGAAGCCCGGCAAGCTGGATCAAGAAGAGTTCGCCATTATCAAAGAGCATGTGCGCCATACCTACGAATTACTCAAAGATATCGACGGGTTCGAGCAGATCCGTGACTGGGCTTCCAACCACCACGAAAAACTTGACGGAACGGGTTACCCTTTCGGAAAAGGCGCGGACGCGTTGGACTTCAACTCGCGCATGATGGCGTGTATCGACATTTATCAGGCTGTGAGCGAGTCCCGGCCTTATCACGAGCAGCGCGGACACCCAGAGACTATGGTCATTCTCTATGACATGGCACAAAAAGGGTTTATCGACGGCACCATCGTGAAGGACCTGGACGTGGTGATGGCCCCCTACTCCAACCGAGATATCCCCCTGCTTCTCGTTCCTGTAGTCCCAAATGTGTTAGCGCATTCTCACGTCTCCAACTAG
- a CDS encoding cupin domain-containing protein, with amino-acid sequence MKKVLLFSILFFVVAAAVMTVMASSAFADIFKQEDLIVLDKEKAGGGTGVLYGKYAFTRDMPPMENPVREIGWLTLKSGDSIGFHKHDVNEDVYIVVSGTGVFTNDDGKEHEVKAGDITIARKGQSHGLVNTGKEDLVIISVIAGKTPQ; translated from the coding sequence ATGAAAAAAGTTCTATTGTTTAGCATTTTGTTTTTCGTCGTTGCCGCGGCCGTGATGACTGTAATGGCTTCTTCCGCTTTCGCCGATATTTTCAAGCAGGAAGACCTCATTGTCCTGGATAAGGAAAAGGCGGGAGGCGGTACAGGTGTATTGTACGGCAAATACGCGTTCACACGCGACATGCCCCCTATGGAAAACCCGGTTAGGGAAATCGGCTGGCTGACGCTCAAGTCGGGAGACTCCATCGGCTTTCACAAGCATGACGTCAACGAGGATGTCTACATCGTCGTTTCGGGCACAGGGGTATTCACGAACGACGACGGCAAAGAACACGAGGTGAAAGCGGGAGATATTACTATAGCTCGCAAAGGACAATCTCACGGTTTGGTCAACACCGGCAAGGAAGATCTGGTCATCATTTCTGTTATTGCCGGGAAAACGCCCCAATAG